From a region of the Rouxiella sp. S1S-2 genome:
- a CDS encoding NCS1 family nucleobase:cation symporter-1, whose product MPNQENSSVADPHLSAGIIKPHYSPRLCNDDLAPTRDQNWSWYNIFSFWMSDVHSMGGYVVAASFFTLGLASWQVLICLLCGICIVQLCANLVAKPSQQAGVPYAVICRQAFGVFGANIPAVIRGLIAFAWYGIQTYLAASALMLVMLKFFPALNPLTVPHWLGLSALGWICFGVMWVLQAMVFWHGMSAIKRFIDVAGPAVYVVMLMLAGWIVYKTGLSNISFTLASKSLSAGQQTWEMITATALVVSYFSGPLLNFGDFSRYGKSMGEIRRGNRWGLPFNFLLFSIVTVVIVSGTQSLFGTMITDPIETVSRVGNSVAVALGLLTMIIATIGINIVANFVSPAFDFSNCSPQKISFRTGGMIAAVGSVLLTPWNLFQSPELIHYTLDVLGAFIGPLFGILLVDYYLIKRGHLDVDALFNDTPSGRYWYRNGFNPKAIGSLLPAVAIGLLISFTPSLHQVANFSWFIGAFLSGGFYRFIARHDRAAATSMNYVKAELGKE is encoded by the coding sequence CAAACCAGGAAAACAGCTCTGTTGCTGACCCTCACCTGAGTGCCGGAATTATCAAACCGCACTACAGCCCCAGGTTATGCAATGATGATTTGGCACCAACCCGCGATCAGAACTGGAGTTGGTACAACATCTTTTCCTTCTGGATGTCAGACGTACACAGCATGGGAGGTTACGTTGTTGCCGCCAGTTTCTTCACCCTCGGGCTGGCAAGCTGGCAGGTACTGATTTGCCTGCTGTGCGGCATTTGCATCGTGCAGCTCTGCGCCAATCTGGTGGCAAAACCCAGCCAGCAAGCGGGCGTACCTTATGCGGTTATTTGTCGTCAGGCCTTTGGCGTGTTTGGTGCGAATATTCCGGCGGTGATCCGCGGTCTGATTGCCTTTGCCTGGTACGGTATTCAAACCTATCTGGCCGCCAGCGCGCTGATGCTGGTGATGCTCAAGTTCTTCCCGGCGCTTAATCCGCTGACAGTGCCACACTGGCTGGGTCTTTCTGCATTGGGCTGGATTTGTTTTGGCGTGATGTGGGTACTGCAGGCAATGGTGTTCTGGCACGGCATGAGCGCGATTAAACGCTTTATCGACGTGGCGGGCCCGGCTGTGTATGTGGTGATGCTGATGTTGGCTGGATGGATTGTATACAAAACCGGTCTGAGCAATATTTCATTTACCCTGGCAAGCAAATCTTTGTCTGCGGGCCAACAAACCTGGGAGATGATTACCGCAACGGCGCTGGTGGTGTCTTACTTCTCTGGTCCGCTGCTTAACTTTGGGGATTTCTCTCGCTACGGCAAAAGCATGGGCGAAATCCGCCGCGGCAACCGTTGGGGCCTGCCGTTTAACTTCCTGCTGTTCTCGATTGTTACTGTGGTGATTGTCTCCGGCACACAGTCGCTGTTCGGCACCATGATTACCGACCCGATTGAAACCGTAAGCCGTGTGGGTAATAGCGTTGCCGTTGCGCTTGGCCTGCTGACGATGATTATTGCCACTATCGGCATCAATATTGTTGCCAACTTCGTCTCCCCAGCCTTTGACTTCTCCAACTGTTCACCGCAAAAAATTAGCTTCCGCACCGGCGGGATGATTGCGGCGGTAGGTTCTGTTCTGCTGACGCCGTGGAACCTGTTCCAGTCGCCTGAGCTGATTCATTATACCCTCGACGTGCTGGGCGCGTTTATTGGACCGCTGTTCGGCATTTTGCTGGTGGATTATTATCTGATTAAACGCGGACATCTCGACGTGGATGCTTTGTTCAACGACACGCCTTCAGGTCGTTACTGGTATCGCAACGGTTTCAACCCGAAAGCCATTGGCTCACTGTTGCCGGCGGTGGCGATTGGCCTGCTGATTAGCTTTACGCCAAGCCTGCATCAGGTGGCAAACTTTAGCTGGTTTATTGGCGCATTTTTATCGGGTGGATTCTACCGCTTTATCGCACGACACGACCGCGCGGCGGCGACGTCAATGAACTATGTGAAGGCCGAACTGGGTAAAGAGTAG